A part of Stegostoma tigrinum isolate sSteTig4 chromosome 6, sSteTig4.hap1, whole genome shotgun sequence genomic DNA contains:
- the gtf3ab gene encoding general transcription factor IIIA, b isoform X2: MMTLKKNLYQIFFLQKPFSCQYEGCGKGFSRKGHLTRHLLLHGEEKPFRCTDERCSKTFTTNDNLRKHISRKHDNIEKLYSCDFEGCGRSFKKHQQLKVHQYEHTNVPPFNLFARCNYEGCDKRFCLPSKLKRHEKIHAGYECKVEFCSFIGKTWTELLSHTREHRRDFICDQCNKKFKRKSFLQAHLKTHAQVREVFRCPRKDCERTYTTSFNLHSHILSFHEQQRNFVCGYPGCGKDFSMKQSLERHAVVHDPKKQKLKGKRQHPKRSLASRLAGYIPSKNQPAAASCILTEMLEKTKTSVLEEKDELTQPVVAN, from the exons ATGATGACTCTGAAGAAGAATCTttaccaaattttttttttacagaaaccATTTTCCTGTCAATATGAGGGATGTGGTAAAGGTTTCTCCAGGAAAGGTCATCTTACAAGGCACCTTCTTCTTCATGGAGAAGAAAAACCATTTAG ATGTACAGATGAAAGATGCAGTAAGACTTTTACAACAAACGACAATTTGAGAAAGCATATCTCAAGAAAGCATGACAATATAGAAAAGCTTTATTCG TGTGATTTTGAAGGATGTGGCAGatcatttaaaaagcatcagCAACTCAAGGTGCATCAGTATGAACACACAAATGTGCCACCATTTAA TCTCTTTGCTAGGTGCAATTATGAGGGTTGTGACAAACGTTTCTGTCTACCAAGCAAGCTGAAGCGTCATGAAAAGATACATGCAG GTTATGAATGTAAAGTGGAATTCTGCTCATTTATTGGAAAAACCTGGACAGAGTTACTTAGTCACACAAGGGAGCATCGCAGAG ACTTCATTTGTGACCAATGCAATAAGAAATTCAAACGCAAATCCTTTTTACAAGCACATCTTAAAACTCATGCTCAAGTGAGGGAAGTCTTCAGATGTCCCAGGAAAGACTGCGAGAGAACTTACACAACGTCATTTAACTTGCACAGCCATATTCTATCATTTCATGAGCAACAACGAAATTTTGTTTGTGGATATCCTGGCTGTGGGAAAGACTTTTCTATGAAA CAAAGTTTGGAACGTCACGCTGTTGTTCATGATcctaaaaaacagaaattaaag GGAAAACGACAACATCCTAAGCGTAGTCTTGCATCTCGCCTTGCTGGATATATCCCTTCCAAGAACCAGCCTGCTGCTGCCTCATGtattttaactgaaatgcttgAAAAGACTAAAACGTCTGTATTAGAAGAAAAAGATGAGCTAACTCAACCAGTGGTAGCCAATTAA
- the gtf3ab gene encoding general transcription factor IIIA, b isoform X3: protein MMTLKKNLYQIFFLQKPFSCQYEGCGKGFSRKGHLTRHLLLHGEEKPFRCTDERCSKTFTTNDNLRKHISRKHDNIEKLYSCDFEGCGRSFKKHQQLKVHQYEHTNVPPFKCNYEGCDKRFCLPSKLKRHEKIHAGYECKVEFCSFIGKTWTELLSHTREHRREDFICDQCNKKFKRKSFLQAHLKTHAQVREVFRCPRKDCERTYTTSFNLHSHILSFHEQQRNFVCGYPGCGKDFSMKQSLERHAVVHDPKKQKLKGKRQHPKRSLASRLAGYIPSKNQPAAASCILTEMLEKTKTSVLEEKDELTQPVVAN, encoded by the exons ATGATGACTCTGAAGAAGAATCTttaccaaattttttttttacagaaaccATTTTCCTGTCAATATGAGGGATGTGGTAAAGGTTTCTCCAGGAAAGGTCATCTTACAAGGCACCTTCTTCTTCATGGAGAAGAAAAACCATTTAG ATGTACAGATGAAAGATGCAGTAAGACTTTTACAACAAACGACAATTTGAGAAAGCATATCTCAAGAAAGCATGACAATATAGAAAAGCTTTATTCG TGTGATTTTGAAGGATGTGGCAGatcatttaaaaagcatcagCAACTCAAGGTGCATCAGTATGAACACACAAATGTGCCACCATTTAA GTGCAATTATGAGGGTTGTGACAAACGTTTCTGTCTACCAAGCAAGCTGAAGCGTCATGAAAAGATACATGCAG GTTATGAATGTAAAGTGGAATTCTGCTCATTTATTGGAAAAACCTGGACAGAGTTACTTAGTCACACAAGGGAGCATCGCAGAG AAGACTTCATTTGTGACCAATGCAATAAGAAATTCAAACGCAAATCCTTTTTACAAGCACATCTTAAAACTCATGCTCAAGTGAGGGAAGTCTTCAGATGTCCCAGGAAAGACTGCGAGAGAACTTACACAACGTCATTTAACTTGCACAGCCATATTCTATCATTTCATGAGCAACAACGAAATTTTGTTTGTGGATATCCTGGCTGTGGGAAAGACTTTTCTATGAAA CAAAGTTTGGAACGTCACGCTGTTGTTCATGATcctaaaaaacagaaattaaag GGAAAACGACAACATCCTAAGCGTAGTCTTGCATCTCGCCTTGCTGGATATATCCCTTCCAAGAACCAGCCTGCTGCTGCCTCATGtattttaactgaaatgcttgAAAAGACTAAAACGTCTGTATTAGAAGAAAAAGATGAGCTAACTCAACCAGTGGTAGCCAATTAA
- the gtf3ab gene encoding general transcription factor IIIA, b isoform X1: protein MMTLKKNLYQIFFLQKPFSCQYEGCGKGFSRKGHLTRHLLLHGEEKPFRCTDERCSKTFTTNDNLRKHISRKHDNIEKLYSCDFEGCGRSFKKHQQLKVHQYEHTNVPPFNLFARCNYEGCDKRFCLPSKLKRHEKIHAGYECKVEFCSFIGKTWTELLSHTREHRREDFICDQCNKKFKRKSFLQAHLKTHAQVREVFRCPRKDCERTYTTSFNLHSHILSFHEQQRNFVCGYPGCGKDFSMKQSLERHAVVHDPKKQKLKGKRQHPKRSLASRLAGYIPSKNQPAAASCILTEMLEKTKTSVLEEKDELTQPVVAN from the exons ATGATGACTCTGAAGAAGAATCTttaccaaattttttttttacagaaaccATTTTCCTGTCAATATGAGGGATGTGGTAAAGGTTTCTCCAGGAAAGGTCATCTTACAAGGCACCTTCTTCTTCATGGAGAAGAAAAACCATTTAG ATGTACAGATGAAAGATGCAGTAAGACTTTTACAACAAACGACAATTTGAGAAAGCATATCTCAAGAAAGCATGACAATATAGAAAAGCTTTATTCG TGTGATTTTGAAGGATGTGGCAGatcatttaaaaagcatcagCAACTCAAGGTGCATCAGTATGAACACACAAATGTGCCACCATTTAA TCTCTTTGCTAGGTGCAATTATGAGGGTTGTGACAAACGTTTCTGTCTACCAAGCAAGCTGAAGCGTCATGAAAAGATACATGCAG GTTATGAATGTAAAGTGGAATTCTGCTCATTTATTGGAAAAACCTGGACAGAGTTACTTAGTCACACAAGGGAGCATCGCAGAG AAGACTTCATTTGTGACCAATGCAATAAGAAATTCAAACGCAAATCCTTTTTACAAGCACATCTTAAAACTCATGCTCAAGTGAGGGAAGTCTTCAGATGTCCCAGGAAAGACTGCGAGAGAACTTACACAACGTCATTTAACTTGCACAGCCATATTCTATCATTTCATGAGCAACAACGAAATTTTGTTTGTGGATATCCTGGCTGTGGGAAAGACTTTTCTATGAAA CAAAGTTTGGAACGTCACGCTGTTGTTCATGATcctaaaaaacagaaattaaag GGAAAACGACAACATCCTAAGCGTAGTCTTGCATCTCGCCTTGCTGGATATATCCCTTCCAAGAACCAGCCTGCTGCTGCCTCATGtattttaactgaaatgcttgAAAAGACTAAAACGTCTGTATTAGAAGAAAAAGATGAGCTAACTCAACCAGTGGTAGCCAATTAA